The Ochotona princeps isolate mOchPri1 chromosome 1, mOchPri1.hap1, whole genome shotgun sequence genome has a segment encoding these proteins:
- the LOC101523895 gene encoding HLA class I histocompatibility antigen, A alpha chain-like isoform X2, whose translation MVSLSSRTLLLLLAGILALTETRAGSHSLMYFITGVSQPGLGEPRFFAVGYVDDTQLGRFNSDPENPRTELQASWMQQVEQEYVDNHTQRGEEETRSNVVYLNTLPGYYNQSKAVSHTIQKMYGCEVGADGSLLLGYWQWAYDGADYIALNEDLRTWTAADMAAQITKHKWEVTGEAERYRSYLEEECMKSLRRFLELGKETLQRTDPPIAHVTHHPVSDQKATLRCWALGFYPKDITLTWHRDGEDLTQDMELVETRPAGDGTFQKWAAVLVPAGEEQRYTCYVDHEGLPEPLTLRWGKEGRVDRAFSSSMAELWGQSPSPFLPLSEPPQPTVPMWAVINGLVFLAAVLTGAVVAAMMMMRKYSGGKGGNYTKAAGGDSGLGSDCSHSLKV comes from the exons ATGGTGTCCCTGTCGTCccggaccctcctcctgctgctcgcGGGGATCCTGGCTCTGACCGAGACCCGGGCGG GCTCCCACTCCCTGATGTATTTCATCACCGGGGTGTCCCAGCCCGGCCTCGGGGAGCCCCGCTTCTTCGCTGTGGGCTACGTGGACGACACGCAGCTCGGACGCTTCAACAGCGACCCCGAGAACCCGCGGACAGAACTGCAAGCTTCGTGGATGCAGCAGGTGGAGCAGGAGTACGTGGACAACCACACACAGCGTGGTGAAGAAGAGACACGCTCTAACGTTGTGTACCTGAACACCCTGCCCGGCTACTACAACCAGAGCAAGGCCG TCTCTCACACAATCCAGAAGATGTATGGCTGCGAAGTCGGGGCAGACGGGAGCCTCCTCCTCGGGTACTGGCAGTGGGCCTATGATGGTGCTGACTACATCGCCCTGAATGAGGACCTGCGCACCTGGACTGCAGCCGACATGGCAGCTCAGATCACCAAGCACAAGTGGGAAGTGACAGGTGAAGCTGAAAGATACAGATCTTACCTGGAGGAGGAGTGCATGAAGTCACTGCGCAGATTCCTGGAGTTGGGGAAGGAAACCCTACAGCGCACAG ACCCTCCCATAGCACATGTGACTCACCACCCAGTCTCTGACCAGAAGGCCACCCtgaggtgctgggccctgggcttctACCCCAAGGACATCACACTCACCTGGCACCGAGATGGGGAGGACCTGACCCAGGACATGGAGCTGGTGGAGACCAGGCCTGCAGGGGATGGAACCTTCCAGAAGTGGGCAGCTGTGCTGGTGCCTgctggagaggagcagagatacacATGCTACGTGGACCATGAGGGGCTGCCTGAGCCCCTCACCCTGAGATGGGGTAAGGAGGGCAGAGTGGACAGAGCCTTCAGCAGCAGCATGGCTGAGCTCTGGGGTCAGAGCCCGTCACCCTTTCTTCCCCTCTCAGAGCCTCCTCAGcccactgtgcccatgtgggcagTCATCAATGGCCTGGTCTTCCTGGCAGCTGTGCTCACTGGAGCTGTGGTCGCTGCTATGATGATGATGAGGAAGTACTCAG GTGGGAAAGGAGGGAACTACACCAAGGCTGCAG GTGGGGACAGTGGCCTGGGCTCTGACTGCTCTCACAGCTTGAAAG TGTGA
- the LOC101523895 gene encoding HLA class I histocompatibility antigen, A alpha chain-like isoform X16, which translates to MVSLSSRTLLLLLAGILALTETRAGSHSLMYFITGVSQPGLGEPRFFAVGYVDDTQLGRFNSDPENPRTELQASWMQQVEQEYVDNHTQRGEEETRSNVVYLNTLPGYYNQSKAVSHTIQKMYGCEVGADGSLLLGYWQWAYDGADYIALNEDLRTWTAADMAAQITKHKWEVTGEAERYRSYLEEECMKSLRRFLELGKETLQRTDPPIAHVTHHPVSDQKATLRCWALGFYPKDITLTWHRDGEDLTQDMELVETRPAGDGTFQKWAAVLVPAGEEQRYTCYVDHEGLPEPLTLRWEPPQPTVPMWAVINGLVFLAAVLTGAVVAAMMMMRKYSGGKGGNYTKAAGGDSGLGSDCSHSLKV; encoded by the exons ATGGTGTCCCTGTCGTCccggaccctcctcctgctgctcgcGGGGATCCTGGCTCTGACCGAGACCCGGGCGG GCTCCCACTCCCTGATGTATTTCATCACCGGGGTGTCCCAGCCCGGCCTCGGGGAGCCCCGCTTCTTCGCTGTGGGCTACGTGGACGACACGCAGCTCGGACGCTTCAACAGCGACCCCGAGAACCCGCGGACAGAACTGCAAGCTTCGTGGATGCAGCAGGTGGAGCAGGAGTACGTGGACAACCACACACAGCGTGGTGAAGAAGAGACACGCTCTAACGTTGTGTACCTGAACACCCTGCCCGGCTACTACAACCAGAGCAAGGCCG TCTCTCACACAATCCAGAAGATGTATGGCTGCGAAGTCGGGGCAGACGGGAGCCTCCTCCTCGGGTACTGGCAGTGGGCCTATGATGGTGCTGACTACATCGCCCTGAATGAGGACCTGCGCACCTGGACTGCAGCCGACATGGCAGCTCAGATCACCAAGCACAAGTGGGAAGTGACAGGTGAAGCTGAAAGATACAGATCTTACCTGGAGGAGGAGTGCATGAAGTCACTGCGCAGATTCCTGGAGTTGGGGAAGGAAACCCTACAGCGCACAG ACCCTCCCATAGCACATGTGACTCACCACCCAGTCTCTGACCAGAAGGCCACCCtgaggtgctgggccctgggcttctACCCCAAGGACATCACACTCACCTGGCACCGAGATGGGGAGGACCTGACCCAGGACATGGAGCTGGTGGAGACCAGGCCTGCAGGGGATGGAACCTTCCAGAAGTGGGCAGCTGTGCTGGTGCCTgctggagaggagcagagatacacATGCTACGTGGACCATGAGGGGCTGCCTGAGCCCCTCACCCTGAGATGGG AGCCTCCTCAGcccactgtgcccatgtgggcagTCATCAATGGCCTGGTCTTCCTGGCAGCTGTGCTCACTGGAGCTGTGGTCGCTGCTATGATGATGATGAGGAAGTACTCAG GTGGGAAAGGAGGGAACTACACCAAGGCTGCAG GTGGGGACAGTGGCCTGGGCTCTGACTGCTCTCACAGCTTGAAAG TGTGA
- the LOC101523895 gene encoding HLA class I histocompatibility antigen, A alpha chain-like isoform X10, producing MVSLSSRTLLLLLAGILALTETRAGSHSLMYFITGVSQPGLGEPRFFAVGYVDDTQLGRFNSDPENPRTELQASWMQQVEQEYVDNHTQRGEEETRSNVVYLNTLPGYYNQSKAVSHTIQKMYGCEVGADGSLLLGYWQWAYDGADYIALNEDLRTWTAADMAAQITKHKWEVTGEAERYRSYLEEECMKSLRRFLELGKETLQRTDPPIAHVTHHPVSDQKATLRCWALGFYPKDITLTWHRDGEDLTQDMELVETRPAGDGTFQKWAAVLVPAGEEQRYTCYVDHEGLPEPLTLRWGKEGRVDRAFSSSMAELWGQSPSPFLPLSEPPQPTVPMWAVINGLVFLAAVLTGAVVAAMMMMRKYSGGKGGNYTKAAGGDSAQGSDCSLTA from the exons ATGGTGTCCCTGTCGTCccggaccctcctcctgctgctcgcGGGGATCCTGGCTCTGACCGAGACCCGGGCGG GCTCCCACTCCCTGATGTATTTCATCACCGGGGTGTCCCAGCCCGGCCTCGGGGAGCCCCGCTTCTTCGCTGTGGGCTACGTGGACGACACGCAGCTCGGACGCTTCAACAGCGACCCCGAGAACCCGCGGACAGAACTGCAAGCTTCGTGGATGCAGCAGGTGGAGCAGGAGTACGTGGACAACCACACACAGCGTGGTGAAGAAGAGACACGCTCTAACGTTGTGTACCTGAACACCCTGCCCGGCTACTACAACCAGAGCAAGGCCG TCTCTCACACAATCCAGAAGATGTATGGCTGCGAAGTCGGGGCAGACGGGAGCCTCCTCCTCGGGTACTGGCAGTGGGCCTATGATGGTGCTGACTACATCGCCCTGAATGAGGACCTGCGCACCTGGACTGCAGCCGACATGGCAGCTCAGATCACCAAGCACAAGTGGGAAGTGACAGGTGAAGCTGAAAGATACAGATCTTACCTGGAGGAGGAGTGCATGAAGTCACTGCGCAGATTCCTGGAGTTGGGGAAGGAAACCCTACAGCGCACAG ACCCTCCCATAGCACATGTGACTCACCACCCAGTCTCTGACCAGAAGGCCACCCtgaggtgctgggccctgggcttctACCCCAAGGACATCACACTCACCTGGCACCGAGATGGGGAGGACCTGACCCAGGACATGGAGCTGGTGGAGACCAGGCCTGCAGGGGATGGAACCTTCCAGAAGTGGGCAGCTGTGCTGGTGCCTgctggagaggagcagagatacacATGCTACGTGGACCATGAGGGGCTGCCTGAGCCCCTCACCCTGAGATGGGGTAAGGAGGGCAGAGTGGACAGAGCCTTCAGCAGCAGCATGGCTGAGCTCTGGGGTCAGAGCCCGTCACCCTTTCTTCCCCTCTCAGAGCCTCCTCAGcccactgtgcccatgtgggcagTCATCAATGGCCTGGTCTTCCTGGCAGCTGTGCTCACTGGAGCTGTGGTCGCTGCTATGATGATGATGAGGAAGTACTCAG GTGGGAAAGGAGGGAACTACACCAAGGCTGCAG